Within the Gossypium raimondii isolate GPD5lz chromosome 12, ASM2569854v1, whole genome shotgun sequence genome, the region TAGGAATAGATTggagaaaataatgatgaataaTGTAGTATTTCAAaagtaattataaatttcaaatactaattaactattttattattaattttaaataagattTCCCGCCATTTTTCTACATTTATATTTCCTCTTAAGTTGTTTTAAATCCCACAAAAAATCTCAGTCACGGAGCAATAATTGAACAAGTGAAGCAACCGTcgcaaaaatattatttgaaattcaGGCTTTGTTGGCCTTAAATGTGATTGGatggaaatgatttttttaacctcatgtgtatttaatttttcttttatttttttaatttttacaaatattgaatgtaacaccttaaacccggcctaaacgttaTAGTCAAATTTAGAGAGTTACACTAAACCATTTTTGAGACGTTCAacttatgtaattaaaattcaagCAATCCAAAATCATTTGAACATTTGTAAACAAACCATAAggattcaatcttttaaaaacaaCATTCCAAAAGTTTGCAATAGTATAAATCCAATTAAAATAGTAGAATGACTAAACGAAATGGCCGAGCTCCTGATACGCCGACTCGCCTAAGTCTGAGGGTTACTTGAAATCCAAACAAACAGACAAAATGAGCTTGCAAGCTCAGTGTGTAACATGTTTAAACAATTTAACAAAAACGATCTTAGACATGCTTTCAGATCTTCATTCAGACAGATTTCAGAATCAGAACCAAAATCAGAAACAACGTATATCAGATACAAATGCAAAGCATATGAGAAACATATtcaaatcctacccccatccgttACACACTATATCCgaccatccctacacaccatataagGTATCAAGTACTCATCCATTCCTATACACCGCATAGTGACTGTATGTCACATTTTAGATTATTTGCAGACTAGCTGCTAGATTAGAGTGCGATAAATTGCTAGAATCAGATATGTATGTGGCTTAGCCACTAGAGTCGACAAATTATTAAACTGCCCACACTTCTTTATGCAAATCTCatcccaatgcatatgcaaaacTAACAAATAACAGAGATAGGTATATAGTGatacaaatttagaacataCTCAAATAATTCAGATCATACTTACTTAGCAGATATCATATAAGACatatatacaaaatcaaattatacGCCAATAGATCATTAGAGAACAAGTTTACAACTTAATTCAGATCATACAAACCCTACGGAAGGCCTATATTCGATTGGAATAGCATTTATAGTCCTaagaagaattttaaaattttggcccacacgcccgtgtggagtTACATGGCCTACTTGGCTGGCCCTTGTGGCCCACACAGtctgacacacgaccatgtagcTCATATCAGTGCCTCACACGTtctgtcacatggtcgtgtgactcaagttagagagttacacgggctgacACGCGACCTAACACATGCCTGTGTGActcaagttagagagttacatggtctGGCACCTGGCCTAACATACGCCCGTGCGACTCAAGTCAAAGAGTTGCACAGTCtgacacacgcctatgtggctCAACACAGTGCCACACACGGTCTGTGACACACGACTTGTTACACAACTGTGTGGAGTCGACAATCCCAATTCTGGCTTTCTCTATTCACTGATTTCTCGGGTTTTTGTTACACACCTGATACAATTTCGATGTAAAAGCAAAAACGGTGATTCTGGAACCTAAAAATGACATTCAATTGACAAATCAGACCATTTATTCGCAATCAAGTCGCTAGAATTAGCATCCAAAACTGTAGTTACATTTAAGAACTTCAACAGAAAATCCCCAAAATGAAAACTAACGCTTACTGATAAACAAGCAACAATTACACAAAGCTTAATTCGTTGGAAAAACGTTAAACATCACTCACTCCTCTCCTGATTCGAACAAACCAATTAAACCAACAACCAACGAAGAATCAATCTTTACAAAGATCTCAAGAACCAAACCAAAAAATTCACTAAACTAATGATTTATATATAGAATTACACACTTACCCGATCGAATTAGAACACCTAACAGTATATTGAGTAAAGAATTCCCACACCAGTGTTAAGAATTGAagcaaaagtaaaagaaaagaaactaaaaagaaagaacaaggaaaacaaaagggAACAAAAAAACTGacaaattttgggaaaataaaaataaaaacgtggggaaaaataaattgattaagtgatttaaaaaaaaacttatttatttaaaaaaaaaacatgccaAACATTTCCTTATTGCGTCCATAGAGACTTGAACACAAAACCAAAGAATTAGTTAAAGCTTTACCACTAAATCACTAAACTCatcattaatataaatttacactgaattaaacttaaattgaGAGCTCAAAGACAAAGGTTgagtaaaaaatataacaaaaaatttcCAAGAGTGGGACTTAAACCCCTAATCTCAAACACACAATCAAGGCTCCAGACCACTGAAGTAAATATGTATCTTATGActaaatttaacaaacaaaagttcaaaattttgaggCATTACATTGAAGGTTAaagttattgaattttttagaatttgaacaTAATTTTGTAAGCATTGATAgctaaattttttgaatttttttaatatttaagatcaaattgatagaatgtctAAACATTAGAGGgttgaatttgttattagaccaataaaaagGGCGCTCATCACTCATCTAACAACAACTAATGgggaataattaaaatatttaatttcaaaagtttagtgattaaataaaaaaagccaATAGCTAGCGACTAAAATAGAACTAAAGACATAGTTGGTGactattttatagtttacccttaattgTTGTATATAATCgatttatatactaaatacatatgtttatgtttaaactTTTAAGAGTGGGGTTGGcgaagaattttaaattttagagatttttaaaatgttagtatttTAGAGTtcataaattcaaaatggtaataattgtaattgattattttggataaatagttcttttatgaaaacttgaattaatgaaaatttacaaactacaaatataattataaaagaaaattaataatatagaaGATGTTCAATATTGAATATCATTagatttgtaaaaattataaataatttaaaaaaactaaaattatgtaaaatatttttgaaagttaccttttatttgtatttatagtgGGACCAtgtgtattaaaaataaaataatgagtaattttgaaaaggtgaaatttgaaaaaaaaggaattgagTGAGTTAAATCCGATATCAAAATTCctcctaaaattattaatttctaaattatttttaccgaaaCAACACTCTAGATCcttggttgaaaattttggagaaTGATCCATGAGGAAGTAGGAATTTATGTGATGTTCCTTCCATTCAGGAACTTCCTCAGAAGCAGgaacttaaatttcttttacattcCTGTTcatttgttgaattaaattaattatgggGTAATGATGCCCCCCCATAAAtgtttgattaaattgtaataaaatttagaagTAGGCCTCATGGATGGACATGATCGAATGCTTTTGATCTGATGGAGACTTGAACCATCACCTAAATAAATGGCTTTTTTATTAACTCTACTTTATTGATAATATTACCAAACTACCCTTGAGCTGCCCATAAATACAGGCCTCCTACGCTGCATTTCTTCCCTTTTCTCCTCCCCATGTATGTTTGTTATTCTTAAAGGAAGCCATGTTGTCCACTGTTCCGGCCATTATTTCCTCCAATCCCATGATACAAAGTGATCCATTTCCCTCTCTCCAAAGCGCTTGGGATTGCTCCCAACTTTTTTCCAATACCCAGTCAGTAGGACCCGCTCGGTCCGGTTCCGCTTCGATTGAACCGAACCAAACCCAAACCCACTCCAATTCCTGTTTGGACGAATCAAACCAAACGCTTTCCATCATCGATGAACGAAAGAGAAGACGCATGATATCGAACCGGGAATCGGCCAGGAGGTCACGGATGCGTAAACGGAATCATTTAGAAAACCTAAGGAACCAGGCGAACCGGCTTAGAATCGAGAACCGAGAACTGACTAACCGTTTGAGGTTCCTTTTGTACCACTGTCATCGTGTAAGGACTGACAACGACCGCCTCCGATCTGAGTCCACTGTGCTCCGACTAAAATTGTCGGACATGCATCAAATTTTGCTATTCAAGCAGCTGCAGCAGTTTTCATCTGCATGGCCATGCAATAACGTGACTGTCATGTCCGAACAAATTCCACCACCATTAATCATCTAAACGCATTCACAATAAAACTACATTAAATTTCTCTCCAAAAGGGAGAAACTAGCTATCTCTTTCTGTAAATTAAAATGGTGttagagaaagaaaatggatgGGTTTCTGTAAATTAAAAGAGATACGAAACCACACAGTATTGTAGTGTAGAAATAAGTTGAGTCAGTGTTTGGCTTTTTGTCAacgttatttttgttttcttcttttttgttgttagCTTTGAAAAATCCCTCCCACTATACGTTTAATGCAATATGGCAAATCATTGAAacttacttttttattattttatataatctcATCCCATTGTCTCAaagttatcatttaattttggGTTTCATTTCATCACTCCATTGAGTTTGGAGACACAAATTTCTAAGATACCTTTctctaatattatatatgataaaatatattggtCTTCGTAAACTATTCAAATTCGATTTGATGATTATCGAACTAAATTCGAGCAGTTCACAAgctatattgaattttttatttttttcatattgttaaattatgtaaattttgagttgagtttaagtttaaatgtaaaaattaataaataaatttaatcgagctcgaacttaaaaataaattttaaaatttgagtcaaATATTAAGCTTCGAATTTCAAATCGACTTCGAACGGCCGGCTCAATTTGATTATGCTCCTAAGAAAAACGAAAAGTTATTGAAGGGTAAGGTTGTCCTTCCCTTTGGCATAAAGTGAAATAGAAGATGCTAAAATTAACAGTCAAGCAAAGGTTTTAACGGCTACTGATGAATCCCGTTGCGGCCCACCtgtattttagaaataaatttagatttaataaaatgtaaaagtaggCGTAATGGATGAAGAAGATGTGAGAGAGAAATGAAGGATGTATGGACTACCACTAGAATTTAGATCACctatgtttaattaagtttagTTTGATGATGAGCGTGGAGATCTTCCCACTAAACCCCAACCCAATCACTTTATCCTTCCTTCAATAAAAGAAgagaatataaatatattccCACTTGAGCCACAAAAGATCTTGATTGCGTTTGCCCAACATAATGCAATTGCTTCTTTACTTCTTCTatttagaggtgctcatgggccgggccgggcccagaaaaaatttgGCCCGGctcaaaatatgggcctagaattttgcccagacccggcccgagaaaaaatcataagcccgggtcggcccggcccggcccatttttttaaataaataccaaaaatttattttaaaaattaaaacaaaaattaaaaaagtattttaaaattaaaaaaattaaaaaagtattttaaaaatattttaaaagtattttaaaatttaaaaattaaaaaaatttaaaaaaagtattttaaaagtattttaaaatttaaaaaataaaaaaataaaaaatatttattatattcgggcagtgcccgggccaaaaaagtggtgcccgaggcccggcccattttttaatcgggcctcgtttttttgcccaagcccatatatcgggcctatatttttaccaaaccctcccatatttcgggccgggccggaccgcccgacccatgagcacctctacttctattgcttcatttttagttgtaaaaaattatagttaaaagatataatcttttaaactaaatttatatcaataacaagtcaaatataactttttaagtaattaatataatttatttgtaaaattaatgatacataaaatataaataaaatgataaatgatatttaaattaatataaagatacataaaatataaattaatttaattattatatgctttttaaataatcaatataaataagaatatttgggcaaattaccaaaaaaaaccctatttttttaaattttactgaaatgggcctggtattttattatttaccggaatgagtcattttccccgaaatcgcgtccacgtcagagcgatgtcaggggacgtgtcagaacatcgcgtccacgtcagcgcgatttgcttacgtggacagaAATCGTGCCTATGAGGAcacgatttgctgacgtggatgaacagtttatgttttttagcttggaaaactttgaaaggccataacttttggctcggttgtccgattgagacgatttttttttatttcaaataacttttcgagatctacgctaCGACAAATAGTCAAGGCGCTTTGACGATttttcgtcgaaaaagatccttttaccctaaattttgatttttcggtttaaaattgaattttgaaacattcaaatcattattttccttatttatttgaagtaaacacggATTTTTTAcgaattgttgtattatttttttttatttgacacgtgtatggaataggtccgataaatcgttagaacgtaagtaatataattaagataataacagtatttctataatatgtcaattaattagtttagcttagttggttaagatgcttgctcttttccCATAGTACCTTGGTTTGAATCTTCTTGCCAATaaatttgaatctttttgtacttgttgcatttatgttttttaatcaattaactcttcaatattacattaatatatattattagtacaatagTATAGGCGGATTGACAATTTGAGCtacaatattatgaatattaactaCAATACATAATTTGAGCTATATATTACAGTAATACATTCATATGTATTATTAGGggtaaaataccaaaaaaaggggcaaattacacataaaaagggggtatttatacttttttttggACCGTTGGGTACTATTCACGCGCGGGCTGAAATCGCGTCCTGGCGCGTACCTTGACATCGCGGTGACATGaacgcgatttcgcggaaaatggaccattccggtaaataattaaataattggcccatttcgataattaaaaaaaaaggcctTTTATTGGAAAATtgcccaaaaatattttaataatttcactttaaaatgaaaaaaaaaaaaccaaaaccaaagtACCTAAATATCAACTTTTACATTTGAGTTGAAAGTTACTTttgacaatatttttttatcgaGAAGTTAAATATTCTCTCTTACTTCTGTTATAGAAAACACTTTGGATTTTGTAAAATCAATGGAAAATAACTTTGTATCTAAGGTTATTTGAATTGGACgaggttttaatttttaatattttataatttttaataatttatttaattaaattagacgAATCAATCGATCCGATTGAATAGATTGAACTAACTATTTGACTAATTCAACCATCAATCCAATTCCTCCTCAAAtcacataaatttataaagaaagcTCGTGAAATTTCTAAGGTGATAAtatgggtttttttatttataaaagtactctaaaatttttgattaattacgaAAAAAGCCCAACTTAAAAATCATGTATGTAAATGACATGATTTCTACAGTATTTGTCGGTACCGTCAAATACATCGATTTGTGGTTTCACCGAACAAATTGGTGGCACAAAATTAAAGtgtgattatataaaatgtttaggGACTTGACCAATCAATTACCTTTTTAGATTGGCTGAAAAAGGGTGTGCTTTTAACTTTTGGTCTATTTGTACGCTAAGTctgttttcttttgaaattaaatttaaatagcctttaaaatatataaaaataacaaaaataaactcctcaatttttttatttttaaaaacaataaacttaaaaattatataaaattcattccctcatttaaaatagataaaaccaATCTAAAAAGATAATTACTTCATTAAATTCTTAAGCATTTCATATAATTACACTTTAATTTGACTCTGCCAATTTATCAAGTGAaatcactatttttttaaataatcattaGCCGATTATGGGGTCGCTGTTGCCATTGTATTTAGCGGAACTGACAAacactataaaaataaaatcatttacttacataaattttaaattatatcattttcatgattaattaaaaattttagattacttaaaaaaaagcCTGATGATACAGTTTGCATAGAGAAATGAAGGATGGCCCCCCGTCAGATGAAATGCTTTTTGGTTTGGAGCCATCAGAGTGATTAGGTAGTGATAATGAATGATGGAAGCAGCAGTGAAGAGAAGAGTGTGTTGAAAAGACTTGCGGGTGTGCGAAATGAAAATACACCCAACTTTTTTCAACAAAATGGATCCAACACCAACACTCTCTTCCTATTACTCATCTTTTGGGATGCCCCAAATCCcatccttttttgtttttttcttttacgatGATGACACGTTAGAGAAGGTTGGAAAATGATTGTCCATTGTAAaccatgaattttctttttaaaaaaaataaaaattaacaaagatattataatgagttttttactaaaataatataaaagaaataaaaaaactaaaataatatataaaaaatttatttatcaaaataatacaaaaaaagacGGCTGAAGGAGGGTAATGGAATGGCGGCACCGGTGGTGCCTTTCTCATTGGCGGCACCGGTGGTGCCATTCCCATTGGCGGCacaggactaaaatgtaactatcTGCAGTTTCAAGGACTTGACatgcaaatttatcattttgaattttgaaagtgaattggtgCCGCCTGTGGTGTCTCAGCGCCAAAGCTGAAACTTGgttaattgccttctaagccctccttatttattattttctttttattccccttcaactcacttttttatttaataaataagccctcaacctatttttgcagttaaataagctcttaatctatggttttactcataaaagccctttattttattattaaagtaaatatattttacctaaagtaaagctatttaaaaagtataaactaattcacattttatgtattattttggtaatttgatgagaatagtttattaaataaaaatttactaaatttgatgagaatagtttataattataatttatttatttttatttgggttacatttatgggtgatcagtttattattacatttatgggttacatttataattataatttactaattagcatcttatgtattattttggtaatttgatgagaatagtttattaaataaaaaatttactaaatttgataagaatagtttataattatattttttttatttgggttacATTTATGGGTGAGAGGATTCTCACTTCTTTCTCTCATTCAAAAGCGTGCATGAGATGATAAAAGTAAAGAAGAACCGTAAGTAATAATAAAACCGATCACCTATAGATGTAacccaaatagaaaaaataaattataattataaattattctcatcaaatttagtaaattttttatttaataaactattctcatcaaaattaccaaaataatacataaaatgcgaattagtttatacttttttaaatagctttattttaggtaaaatatatttactttaataataaaataaagggcttttatgagtaaaaatcatagattaagagcttatttaactacaaaaataagttgagggcttatttattaaataaaaaagtgagttgaaggggaataaaaagaaaataataaataagaagggcttagaaggcaattagccaaGTTTCAGCTTTGGCACTGACACACCCACAGGCGAcaccaattcactttcaaaattcaaaatggtaaatttgcatgtcaggTCCTTAAAACTACAgatagttacattttagtcctgtGCCACCAATGGGAATGGCACCACCGGTGCCGCCACCGCCAATGAGATGATAAAAGTAAAGAAGAACCAGaagtaataataaaactgaTCACCTATAAATGTAacccaaatagaaaaaataaattataattataaattattctcatcaaatttagtaaatttttttatttaataaactattctcatcaaaattaccaaaataatacataaaatgcgaattagtttatacttttttaaatagctttattttaggtaaaatatatttactttaataataaaataaagggcttttatgagtaaaaatcatagattaagagcttatttaactacaaaaataggttgagggcttatttattaaataaaaaagcgagttgaaggggaataaaaagaaaataataaataaggagggcttagaaggcaattagccaaGTTTCAGCTTTGGCGCTGACACACCCACAGGCGAcaccaattcactttcaaaattcaaaatggtaaatttgcatgtcaggTCCTTAAAACTACAgatagttacattttagtcctgtGCCACCAATGGGAATGGCACCACCGGTGCCGCCACCGCCAATGAGAAAGGCACCACCGGTGCCCCCATTCCATTACCCTCCTTCAGCcgtattttttttgtattattttggtaaataaaattttttgtatattattttggtatttttttttatctttttttgtattattttagtaaaaaaccctaTTATAATAAAGGTTAGTACCAGTAAAATCTTCTAAAagtggtttaattttttttcttatacgCAATGCTTATAAGCATACACTGTCCTTCTCCAATTTATAAATAGAGgaataatgcgcttcagcgtaCTCGAACCCTCACATCCTCCTATATTGGTAATAATGCccatgccaatcgagctaaaactcaattgacgagtatttttcattcttaaaatgttatttgtggaattaattttttttacaagtaatgtatcaaatatttttttgtataaatacataaaaaatcatacatccatattatcaattatttctccatataataattaaatatcataaatttatattatactaatatGGGGGCTAAATTAGCTGAATATGccgaaaaaaaatttaattggcCAAATAAGccgtttttttttaatttagggaaatagaTCGTTTTTGAAGAGAGAGTGTGAAAGCGCGTCCAATTGAGCGCACTTTTCCTGACATGCCAACAGGAAAGCTCGTCTAGCTAAGCATGCTTTCACACACTCTCTCCAAAAACaacctatttccctaaattaaataaaaaacaacctatttagttaattaacttttattttcgacatgatttattaatttagccctAATATGTGATCTGAAATAATGTGTTTAGACATGGTACTTTCAACCCAAAAAGTATGCTTAATTCAATCTCCCCAAAAATAGGGACCGTTTAATTCAGTTTTATGGGCTTCCAAGACCTATGATATTAATTGATGGATTGAATGGAATTGTAAGACACAGTGTGATTTGAGCctattttatgaaataacaCTATAATGTTTCCTTTCGTTTTAAGTTGTTTATTAAacccatttcttttatttaaaaatattaatttggggtcctttattattttaatgtgttgGTTAGCCCACTTCATTGATTTAAATCACTAGGCACTTTTTATTTCAATACTTTGCTCCGCCCATTTAAAGCATTTTGTGCTTtctatttttggtttcaacaTTTGGGCTTACTATATGGGAATTGGTTTTTGGCAGCGGGGTTTACGCTGCTTAGCCCCATTATCCATAAGAGAGTTAGGGCCAgttctttattgtttttgagaagtgtttttgaaaaaatttgagtgtttggtattgctgtcaaaagtccttttgaAGAacaaaatgtccattttagatatgatattataaagtaacaaatatgtatttaaataatgttcaaattagttaatattatgatattttagcaaaaatataaaaataatttattataacttattgttaatattttaatatataatattaattttaaatatttctaagtaattaatattaattgtttataaaatttaattagaatatataaactatatttaaatatttaaatataaaattaaatatttgtaattagatattgacacaattgta harbors:
- the LOC105763474 gene encoding basic leucine zipper 4, with the translated sequence MLSTVPAIISSNPMIQSDPFPSLQSAWDCSQLFSNTQSVGPARSGSASIEPNQTQTHSNSCLDESNQTLSIIDERKRRRMISNRESARRSRMRKRNHLENLRNQANRLRIENRELTNRLRFLLYHCHRVRTDNDRLRSESTVLRLKLSDMHQILLFKQLQQFSSAWPCNNVTVMSEQIPPPLII